A window of Fibrobacter sp. contains these coding sequences:
- a CDS encoding diguanylate cyclase — protein MSNKVLKLSKSIIVRSLLLLLCALTAVTIGGMYYFVNRHTQMNLVSTFEANKVHLQQMSTALHNEMQQFGNQLTLLAKTSEIKSMDPAIAAGYLKSYNISPLFISGEKISLFDRNDSLICDNTMIVSTATKYPIDFTKITPHRPYISGWYRDPDNMRPKRAFATVVADNAKGNGSLVASFSAQRLWKILSDSKVGKKGYYIAINSEGEIIYHPDLEKWLADNHKISELGVKNFNPKSEEIKKIRFFTLTDGQEYLANYVYDTIYDIGLLSLQPKEEIDEQISSLLLVSKVMLVTALIAILLVSVWFYRKLVLPMTKLIVHTIKISEGDIEAEDIDFGKRQDEIGILAKHFNIMHGTIKRQIAELNAHREMLEQEVRERTKELEEANKKLDLISRTDELTGLPNRRDMLRTIDNEIQRIARTRKPLCFIFIDIDHFKNVNDTYGHACGDEVLKQVSGTIRNLLRKYDVLARYGGEEFLTLLPETDLIGAKTVAERFRKTIEETTVSYGKLSIKATITLGVALYDSALGVDRSIQMADRALYEGKESGRNKVVVWDPARTTEEDYKAAELERAAKNQ, from the coding sequence ATGAGCAACAAAGTCCTAAAGCTTTCCAAGAGTATAATAGTCAGGAGCCTCCTGCTACTGTTATGTGCGCTGACCGCCGTCACCATCGGTGGCATGTACTACTTCGTGAACCGCCATACGCAGATGAACCTCGTATCGACCTTCGAGGCCAACAAGGTCCACCTGCAGCAGATGTCCACGGCCCTCCACAACGAGATGCAGCAGTTCGGCAACCAGCTCACCCTGCTCGCGAAGACATCCGAAATCAAGAGCATGGACCCGGCCATCGCGGCCGGCTACCTGAAGAGCTACAACATCTCCCCGCTGTTCATCTCGGGCGAAAAGATTTCCCTCTTCGACCGCAACGACAGCCTCATCTGCGACAACACCATGATCGTCTCGACGGCGACCAAGTATCCCATCGACTTTACGAAAATCACTCCGCACAGGCCCTACATCTCGGGATGGTACCGCGACCCCGACAACATGCGGCCCAAGCGCGCGTTCGCCACAGTCGTCGCCGACAACGCCAAGGGAAACGGAAGCCTTGTCGCCAGTTTCTCCGCGCAGAGGCTCTGGAAAATCCTCTCCGACAGCAAGGTCGGCAAGAAGGGCTACTACATCGCCATCAACTCCGAAGGCGAAATCATCTACCACCCCGACCTCGAGAAGTGGCTCGCCGACAATCACAAGATTTCGGAACTCGGCGTGAAGAACTTCAATCCGAAAAGCGAAGAAATCAAGAAAATCAGGTTCTTCACACTCACCGATGGTCAGGAATACCTCGCCAACTACGTTTACGATACCATCTACGACATCGGCCTGCTCTCACTGCAACCCAAGGAAGAAATAGACGAGCAGATTTCCTCACTCCTGCTCGTGAGCAAGGTCATGCTCGTCACGGCCCTCATCGCGATACTTCTCGTTTCTGTCTGGTTCTACCGCAAGCTCGTGCTCCCCATGACCAAGCTCATCGTCCACACCATCAAGATTTCCGAAGGCGACATCGAGGCAGAAGACATCGACTTCGGCAAGAGGCAAGACGAAATCGGCATCCTGGCGAAGCACTTCAACATCATGCACGGGACCATCAAGCGACAGATTGCGGAACTCAACGCTCATCGCGAGATGCTGGAACAGGAAGTGCGGGAACGGACGAAGGAACTCGAGGAAGCGAACAAGAAGCTCGACCTGATTTCGAGGACCGACGAACTCACGGGGCTCCCCAACCGCCGCGACATGCTGCGTACCATCGACAACGAGATCCAGCGCATAGCACGCACCAGGAAGCCGCTCTGCTTCATATTCATCGACATCGACCACTTCAAGAACGTGAACGACACCTACGGGCACGCCTGCGGCGACGAAGTGCTCAAGCAGGTCTCCGGCACCATCCGCAACCTGCTGCGCAAGTACGACGTGCTCGCCAGGTACGGCGGCGAGGAATTCCTCACGCTCCTCCCCGAAACGGACCTCATTGGCGCGAAGACCGTCGCAGAACGCTTCCGCAAGACCATCGAAGAGACGACCGTCTCCTACGGCAAGCTTTCCATCAAGGCGACCATCACGCTGGGCGTCGCGCTATACGACAGCGCCCTCGGAGTGGACAGGAGCATCCAGATGGCGGACCGTGCCCTGTACGAGGGCAAGGAAAGCGGACGAAACAAGGTCGTCGTCTGGGACCCCGCGCGTACCACTGAAGAAGACTACAAGGCGGCCGAACTCGAACGGGCCGCGAAGAACCAATAG
- a CDS encoding extracellular solute-binding protein, protein MPNGASPQQKLEQELEVFTAKTHIPVKVKVLDWGEAWNRISNTLETGEDTPDVLQLGSTWVPYFAARGVLKNLNEYIDQIDSTRFVPVSWYTSHIDADTNIYAIPWFIDARPVLGNKRIMKKYGITPQSMRDYKGFSEAIRKVNEGKELLDYGAKIRGYAFPGKSDWNIPHNFAPWIWSYGGRFVEKDENGKWHSQILTAPTLEGIAKYLSFIVDSLVSTESLQSNSAEIAQQFNNGEFAFIVSTAEIVMQTRIHGSQGGLSDARIGQDSVTVLPIPRGTAGSVSFLGGSDLAIPAKSTKKEAIQLLLFLTEDASLDDYTKQIGFLPASKKVLESWAEDETYKDLVALLATGRTYPALPEWGTIEQTLVSMFSAVWELLEIPALYSEEKLYRIFKEKSDIIDAQLGYTPTHAMTFAEFQEIWKNSIVTTNTAKQETDQEKKPESKGINPTPYVFFVVLILGFIFSYTRKRKKR, encoded by the coding sequence ATGCCAAACGGGGCATCGCCCCAACAGAAACTCGAGCAGGAACTCGAAGTTTTCACAGCCAAGACGCACATTCCGGTAAAGGTGAAAGTGCTCGACTGGGGCGAAGCGTGGAACCGCATTTCAAATACGCTCGAGACCGGTGAAGACACCCCCGACGTACTGCAGCTCGGCAGCACGTGGGTTCCCTACTTCGCGGCCCGCGGCGTTCTCAAGAACCTGAACGAGTACATCGACCAGATAGACTCCACACGTTTCGTTCCCGTTTCGTGGTACACCTCCCATATCGATGCCGACACGAACATCTACGCGATCCCTTGGTTTATCGACGCGAGGCCCGTGCTCGGCAACAAGCGCATCATGAAGAAATACGGGATAACTCCCCAGAGCATGCGCGACTACAAGGGATTCTCCGAAGCCATCCGCAAGGTGAACGAAGGCAAGGAACTGCTCGATTACGGCGCCAAGATCCGCGGCTACGCATTCCCGGGCAAGAGCGACTGGAACATACCCCACAATTTCGCTCCCTGGATATGGAGCTACGGCGGCAGGTTCGTCGAAAAAGACGAAAACGGAAAGTGGCACTCGCAGATCCTTACGGCGCCGACGCTCGAAGGCATCGCCAAATACCTTTCCTTCATCGTGGATTCGCTCGTATCCACCGAATCGCTGCAGTCCAATTCCGCAGAAATCGCGCAGCAGTTCAACAACGGCGAATTCGCCTTCATCGTGAGCACCGCAGAAATCGTGATGCAGACGCGCATCCACGGCTCGCAGGGAGGGCTTTCTGATGCCCGAATCGGGCAGGACAGCGTAACGGTTCTCCCCATTCCGAGAGGCACGGCGGGCAGCGTGAGCTTCCTCGGAGGTTCGGACCTCGCCATTCCCGCGAAGAGCACCAAGAAGGAAGCCATACAGTTGCTGCTATTCTTGACCGAAGACGCAAGCCTCGACGACTACACCAAGCAAATCGGGTTCCTGCCCGCATCCAAGAAGGTTCTCGAATCCTGGGCCGAAGACGAGACGTACAAGGATCTGGTCGCCCTGCTCGCAACCGGAAGGACCTACCCCGCGCTTCCCGAATGGGGAACCATAGAACAGACGCTCGTTTCCATGTTCAGCGCCGTCTGGGAACTGCTCGAAATCCCCGCGCTCTACTCCGAAGAAAAGCTGTACCGGATTTTCAAGGAGAAATCCGACATCATCGACGCCCAGTTAGGCTACACGCCCACGCACGCCATGACCTTCGCCGAATTCCAGGAAATCTGGAAAAATTCCATCGTCACGACCAACACCGCAAAACAAGAGACAGACCAAGAAAAGAAGCCCGAAAGCAAGGGCATCAATCCGACCCCGTATGTATTCTTCGTTGTCCTCATTCTCGGTTTCATTTTTTCCTATACCCGCAAAAGGAAAAAGAGGTAG
- a CDS encoding NUDIX domain-containing protein, whose amino-acid sequence MLVSCGIAEREGKFLICRRPAGVPYAGYWEFPVGEVEGDETLEDTLENAFFDRLTVKLRSHRPLGAFDSQCEKNCRIFPFFADFGEKKPALTGYDCAKWVSFKKLRKFRLFPDTVTIIKKIEKFSKVSV is encoded by the coding sequence ATGCTAGTTTCTTGCGGGATTGCCGAACGCGAAGGAAAGTTTCTTATATGCAGGAGGCCTGCGGGCGTGCCCTATGCCGGGTACTGGGAATTCCCCGTGGGGGAGGTAGAAGGCGACGAGACCCTCGAGGATACCCTCGAGAATGCTTTTTTCGACAGGCTCACGGTAAAGCTGCGCTCGCATCGCCCCCTGGGGGCCTTCGACTCCCAATGCGAGAAAAATTGCCGTATTTTCCCGTTTTTTGCGGATTTTGGCGAGAAGAAGCCCGCCTTGACGGGGTATGACTGCGCTAAGTGGGTGAGTTTCAAGAAGTTACGAAAATTCAGGCTCTTTCCGGATACGGTGACGATTATCAAGAAAATCGAAAAATTTTCGAAAGTTTCTGTTTAA
- a CDS encoding DUF3332 family protein, protein MKKGIAALVCAGMITLTGCYGSNALFGKLHKWNGTLGNKWLNSIVHFGMHVIPVYGFAYFIDYLVLNTVEFWTGSNPLASGDSYYEQDAQGNSIAAVKNEDGSLSVELTSAKGEKANLILQRDENVVRALDANGELVAQYDIEK, encoded by the coding sequence ATGAAAAAAGGTATCGCTGCTCTCGTTTGCGCAGGCATGATTACTCTCACTGGTTGCTATGGTAGCAACGCTCTGTTCGGCAAGCTCCACAAGTGGAACGGAACCCTTGGCAACAAGTGGCTCAACTCCATTGTGCACTTCGGCATGCATGTGATCCCGGTTTACGGCTTCGCATACTTCATCGACTACCTCGTCCTCAACACTGTTGAATTCTGGACTGGCTCCAACCCGCTCGCTTCCGGCGACTCCTACTATGAGCAGGACGCTCAGGGCAACTCCATTGCCGCCGTGAAGAACGAAGATGGCTCCCTCTCTGTCGAACTCACGTCCGCCAAGGGTGAAAAGGCCAACCTCATCCTCCAGCGCGATGAAAACGTCGTCCGCGCCCTCGACGCCAACGGCGAACTCGTCGCTCAGTACGACATCGAAAAGTAA
- a CDS encoding tetratricopeptide repeat protein, whose protein sequence is MSRRVWHRTHLFSRILCAAALLLAAAVFSACVERSVERGNTALRIGDFDRAVTNFSKALDDEPANRDARYGLALAYYSIAEDKERLKQPALDMWEKTVNEFRILSKVDSTESISGTYSTALFYLARATLYKDGRANVLPLLDHSIRLDSANYFSYNLKALLFAKLGRIDEAKKIYAFIVTKEPKFSSAYLNLGNLYWAEGDIGSAWDIWSMGHEALPEDAELSRWTRVAEDSLGAMVRAGEL, encoded by the coding sequence ATGAGCAGGCGTGTTTGGCATCGAACACATCTTTTTTCGCGTATTTTATGCGCGGCGGCGCTGCTGCTTGCGGCTGCCGTGTTTTCTGCCTGTGTAGAGCGGAGCGTGGAGCGGGGGAATACCGCCCTGCGCATCGGCGATTTTGACCGTGCCGTGACCAACTTCTCGAAGGCGCTCGATGACGAACCGGCGAATCGCGATGCCCGCTACGGCCTTGCGCTTGCCTACTACTCCATCGCCGAAGACAAGGAGCGTCTCAAGCAGCCTGCGCTTGACATGTGGGAAAAGACCGTGAACGAGTTCCGCATCCTCTCGAAGGTCGATTCCACCGAAAGCATTTCCGGGACCTATTCTACCGCGCTGTTCTACCTGGCGCGTGCGACGCTCTACAAGGACGGGCGTGCGAACGTGCTCCCGCTTCTGGATCATTCTATCCGGCTGGATAGCGCGAACTATTTCAGCTACAACCTCAAGGCGCTCCTGTTCGCGAAACTCGGGCGCATCGACGAGGCGAAAAAGATTTACGCGTTTATCGTGACGAAGGAACCGAAGTTCTCTTCGGCCTACCTGAACCTTGGCAACCTCTACTGGGCCGAGGGCGATATCGGTTCTGCGTGGGACATCTGGTCGATGGGCCACGAGGCGCTCCCCGAAGATGCTGAACTTTCCCGCTGGACGCGGGTTGCCGAGGATTCGCTCGGCGCGATGGTGCGGGCAGGCGAACTATGA
- a CDS encoding serine/threonine protein kinase, whose product MSILAGVSQCAMLHRGGEAEIFKVVSQGRDYALKWYAAGVKFDAAAIEVLPQVHDRGVYRVRETGEKAGRSYLVYDFVDGVPVGELGALPVAFAISLVRDVVRALAALASCGVHHGDLNPSNVIVCADGTPVVIDCGIVGLGAPAYAAPERFQGHAPDEKSDLYSVGMLLYRLVAGEDLVVGDSFESYAQAASQVDGLDPASLLYGRGVDAEALSSLEPLWKGLLRADPEDRVEDFDELDELLEIAFGKVSGGSVAWETLRARTVAALAEKIGTIGNGSENICALPVEFAVIKPTGGRKRVALACILGVILLFVVLFLAFSRGGPSIDDTGASILQKSRSLDGIADETQDSSGGDSGVSGKLLETLPTPELEGVAEDGVTDE is encoded by the coding sequence ATGAGCATCCTTGCCGGAGTGAGCCAGTGCGCTATGCTCCACAGGGGCGGCGAGGCCGAGATTTTCAAGGTCGTTTCGCAGGGTAGGGATTATGCGCTCAAGTGGTACGCCGCGGGCGTGAAGTTCGACGCTGCCGCAATAGAGGTTTTGCCCCAGGTGCACGACCGGGGTGTCTATCGGGTACGCGAGACGGGCGAGAAGGCCGGCCGGTCTTACTTGGTGTACGATTTCGTGGATGGAGTTCCCGTGGGGGAACTGGGCGCTCTGCCTGTCGCATTCGCGATTTCGCTTGTACGTGATGTCGTGCGGGCGCTGGCCGCGCTGGCGTCGTGCGGAGTGCATCACGGGGACCTGAATCCTTCGAACGTGATTGTCTGTGCCGACGGAACGCCGGTGGTTATCGACTGTGGCATCGTGGGGCTGGGGGCTCCCGCATACGCTGCTCCCGAACGCTTCCAGGGCCACGCGCCCGACGAAAAGAGCGACCTTTATAGCGTTGGCATGCTCCTGTACCGCTTGGTCGCGGGAGAGGATCTTGTCGTGGGCGATTCCTTCGAGTCATATGCGCAGGCGGCATCGCAGGTGGACGGCCTCGACCCGGCATCGCTCCTGTACGGCAGGGGCGTGGATGCGGAAGCGCTTTCGAGCCTGGAACCCTTGTGGAAGGGGCTTTTGCGTGCCGACCCGGAAGACCGCGTGGAGGATTTCGACGAACTGGACGAACTGCTGGAAATCGCCTTCGGGAAGGTATCCGGCGGGAGTGTCGCGTGGGAAACCCTGCGGGCGCGCACTGTCGCCGCCCTCGCCGAAAAAATCGGAACGATTGGTAACGGTTCCGAAAACATATGCGCCCTTCCCGTTGAATTTGCGGTGATTAAGCCCACAGGGGGGCGGAAACGGGTCGCGTTAGCTTGTATTTTAGGTGTTATATTGTTGTTTGTTGTTCTGTTCCTCGCGTTTTCGCGCGGGGGGCCGTCTATCGACGATACCGGTGCCTCCATCTTGCAGAAATCCAGGTCGCTTGACGGGATTGCGGACGAGACGCAGGATTCCTCGGGCGGCGACAGCGGTGTTTCGGGAAAGTTGCTCGAAACCCTGCCTACGCCCGAACTTGAAGGTGTCGCTGAAGACGGTGTAACGGACGAGTAA
- a CDS encoding sigma-54-dependent Fis family transcriptional regulator, with protein MKTESMLATEKMLDVVKTLLDEEQPENLFSKILEVAKGVLHADAAVLDISGENPLHFSNPEQVSISISAVKQAKSERRAVVWNQLDDDGADLSKSIVQNQLTSIMVSPFSTPDSESGYLYLQRAAREEPFTEEDSQLFDSFVSVCEKFAFAAYDRLRDKESLDVLKNVVRKDGIFYSSKVMADLVALAEKLALLPLPVIIRGETGTGKEVFARFIHNHSPRADRPFIAVNCGAIPEHLIESLLFGHARGSFTGAIDTRKGFFEEADGGTIFLDEIGELPMSMQVKLLRVLQEKHITRVGDNREIPVNVRVISATHVDLEAAVREKRFREDLYFRIQVMPLSIPPLRERGQDVVLLAEEFIKRYGAEYGRGKFKMSRNTEKALLGYHWPGNVRELENRIQKGLVQAVHGVIQPKDIGLDDVQKEAKESPRTLKEAREAVEREVIARALQDSNANLTLAATILGIDRKVLREVMERLGMKKEDFKN; from the coding sequence ATGAAAACGGAATCGATGCTTGCGACTGAAAAGATGCTCGATGTGGTGAAGACGCTGCTCGACGAGGAACAGCCCGAGAACCTTTTCTCTAAGATACTCGAAGTGGCGAAGGGCGTGCTCCATGCGGACGCTGCCGTGCTCGATATTTCGGGCGAGAACCCGCTCCATTTTTCTAACCCTGAACAGGTGAGTATTTCCATTTCGGCGGTGAAGCAGGCGAAGTCCGAAAGGCGCGCCGTCGTGTGGAACCAGCTCGACGACGACGGGGCCGACCTCTCGAAGTCCATTGTCCAGAACCAACTTACGAGCATCATGGTTTCGCCGTTCAGCACTCCCGACAGCGAATCGGGTTACCTGTACTTGCAGCGCGCCGCGCGAGAGGAACCCTTTACCGAAGAAGACAGCCAGCTGTTCGATTCGTTCGTGAGCGTCTGTGAAAAGTTTGCCTTTGCCGCCTATGACCGCCTGCGCGACAAGGAATCCCTGGATGTATTGAAAAATGTTGTCCGTAAGGACGGCATCTTCTATTCGAGCAAGGTGATGGCCGACCTGGTCGCGCTTGCCGAAAAGCTTGCCCTGCTCCCGCTGCCCGTGATTATCCGCGGCGAGACCGGAACGGGCAAGGAGGTGTTCGCGCGCTTTATCCACAACCATAGCCCGCGTGCCGACCGCCCGTTCATTGCGGTGAATTGCGGGGCCATTCCCGAGCACCTGATAGAATCCCTCCTGTTCGGGCATGCGAGGGGCTCGTTCACCGGCGCTATCGATACCCGCAAGGGATTTTTCGAGGAGGCCGATGGCGGCACGATTTTCCTTGACGAGATTGGCGAACTCCCGATGAGCATGCAGGTGAAACTCCTGCGCGTGTTGCAGGAAAAGCATATCACCCGCGTTGGCGACAACCGCGAAATTCCGGTGAACGTGCGCGTGATATCGGCGACGCATGTGGATCTCGAGGCCGCGGTCCGCGAGAAGCGTTTCCGCGAAGACTTGTACTTCCGCATCCAGGTGATGCCGCTTTCCATTCCGCCCCTGCGCGAGCGCGGGCAGGACGTGGTGCTGCTCGCCGAGGAATTCATCAAGCGCTACGGTGCGGAATATGGCCGCGGCAAGTTCAAGATGAGCCGCAATACCGAGAAGGCGCTGCTGGGTTACCACTGGCCGGGCAACGTGCGCGAGCTCGAAAACCGCATCCAGAAGGGCCTGGTGCAGGCGGTGCACGGCGTTATACAGCCCAAGGATATCGGGCTAGACGACGTGCAGAAGGAGGCTAAGGAAAGCCCCCGTACGCTGAAGGAAGCGCGTGAGGCCGTGGAGCGCGAAGTGATTGCGCGCGCCCTGCAGGACAGCAACGCGAACCTCACTCTGGCTGCCACGATCCTCGGGATTGACCGCAAGGTCCTCCGCGAGGTCATGGAGCGTCTGGGCATGAAGAAAGAAGATTTTAAGAACTGA
- a CDS encoding TIGR02147 family protein, with protein sequence MKPIVEYKDYRQYMRDFFEERKRNSYFTWREFASLSGFVSPTYLKLVCDGKTRLSKPGIAKVARAMGLEGFDYTYFTLLVKFENAKTGAEKESLLQELEREARMNKIRIVDADAIRYYESPMYPIVRELAPLMPGATFGEMASKIKTPATAVDVREVLQFLVRADLLRRREDGSYEQTQTAVKGSKESIPFAIRAMNRKMTELAVDSIAGDSTDKRHFSSVTMGIDGPTYERISREVDAFRKRIVSIANGCQKIDQVYQVNFQVFPLTDKIDVSEVKKGR encoded by the coding sequence ATGAAACCGATTGTTGAATATAAGGACTACCGCCAGTACATGCGTGATTTTTTCGAGGAGCGCAAGAGGAATTCGTACTTCACGTGGCGCGAATTCGCTAGCCTTTCCGGGTTTGTTTCGCCGACGTACCTCAAGCTGGTTTGTGACGGCAAGACGCGCTTGAGCAAGCCGGGTATAGCGAAGGTGGCTCGCGCCATGGGACTCGAGGGGTTTGACTACACGTACTTCACCCTGCTCGTGAAGTTCGAGAATGCGAAAACCGGAGCCGAGAAGGAATCGTTGCTCCAGGAACTCGAACGTGAGGCGCGCATGAACAAGATTCGCATCGTCGATGCGGATGCCATTCGCTACTACGAGTCGCCCATGTACCCGATTGTGCGTGAACTGGCGCCGCTAATGCCCGGGGCGACGTTCGGTGAGATGGCCTCCAAGATAAAGACTCCCGCTACGGCTGTCGATGTCCGCGAGGTATTGCAGTTCCTCGTTCGGGCCGATTTGCTCAGGAGGAGGGAGGACGGTTCGTACGAGCAGACGCAAACGGCGGTGAAGGGTTCCAAGGAGTCGATTCCCTTCGCCATACGGGCAATGAACAGGAAAATGACCGAGCTGGCGGTAGACTCCATTGCCGGAGATTCCACGGACAAGCGCCATTTTTCGAGTGTCACCATGGGAATAGACGGTCCGACCTATGAACGCATTTCGAGGGAGGTAGATGCCTTCCGCAAAAGGATTGTTTCTATAGCGAATGGATGCCAGAAGATAGACCAGGTCTATCAAGTGAACTTCCAGGTGTTTCCTCTTACAGATAAAATTGACGTTTCCGAAGTCAAGAAAGGTAGGTAA